The nucleotide sequence CTCGTTCTCCTTCGTGTGGCGGTTGATCTTGCTGATGTTGACCGCCGCATAGTGCCTTGCCGGCTTCTCGAATCTCTCGGCTATGTCCCTCCAGAGGGGCACGTTCTGCTCCCTGGACTGGGCCTTGAGGTCGAAAATGAGCTTGGATAATCTGGGGTTAGTTTTCTGTAAAGCCTTCATTTCTGAACCTCCGTAAGGCCTTTCGGCCTGACTCACGCATCGACGGTTGATCGATACGCTCGGGCAGTTCGCCCATTCGCCGGATAACCAGCGTTATCCTACGGTTTCA is from Methanocella sp. and encodes:
- a CDS encoding 50S ribosomal protein L18e; this translates as MKALQKTNPRLSKLIFDLKAQSREQNVPLWRDIAERFEKPARHYAAVNISKINRHTKENETILVPGKVLGTGNIDHPVTVAALNFSVAAEELISGANGKCLSIEQLMKTNPAGKGVRIIR